From the Carassius carassius chromosome 45, fCarCar2.1, whole genome shotgun sequence genome, one window contains:
- the ash2l gene encoding set1/Ash2 histone methyltransferase complex subunit ASH2 isoform X1 — translation MALSCYREISMIVVISKMAAEAGSVPERDTAEGDASFGDLTTNMETESSSGKETMDTAGDSSEAADAQTGSGDDENGRQLGEVELQCALCMKWFTADTFSIDTANCLPFVTNYVFHCNVCHHSGNTYFLRKQANLKEMCLTALANLTWKSRTQEEHPKTMFSKDKDIIPFIDKYWECMTTRQRPGKLTWPTNIVKTMSKERDVFLVKEHPDPGSKDPEEDYPKFGLLDQDLANIGPSYDNQKQMTAITGSGGLNAVRCIPGGSTFSGGLPPAATGKGRGAKRKQQQQQDAAAAGTAKRTRSDPLFSAQRLPPHGYPLEHPFNKDGYRYILAEPDPHAPDPEKLELDCWAGKPIPGDLYRACLYERVLLALHDRAPQLKISDDRLTVTGEKGYSMVRASHGVRKGAWYFEVIVDEMPPDTAARLGWSQPLGNLQAPLGYDKFSYSWRSKKGTRFHQSMGKHYSDGYGQGDVLGFYIELPDDTETAKALPDTYKDKALIKFKSYLYFEEKDYVDKAEKSLKPTSSSRIIFFKNGVNQGVAYEDLFEGMYYPAISLYKSCTVSVNFGPHFKYPPKDIKYQPMSDMGWAAVTEHTLADLLYHVETEVDGRRSPPWEG, via the exons ATGGCGCTGTCGTGTTATCGCGAGATTTCAATGATTGTCGTTATTTCAAAGATGGCGGCAGAAGCGGGATCTGTGCCTGAGAGAGACACAGCAGAAGG AGATGCATCATTTGGAGATCTGACCACAAACATGGAGACAGAGTCGTCGAGTGGAAAAGAGACTATG gACACGGCGGGGGACAGTTCGGAGGCGGCGGACGCACAGACAGGATCTGGAGACGATGAGAACGGCCGTCAGCTCGGAGAAGTGGAGCTGCAGTGTGCTCTGTGCATGAAGTGGTTCACGGCGGACACGTTCAGCATCGACACGGC AAATTGCCTGCCGTTCGTCACCAATTATGTGTTTCACTGCAATGTGTGTCACCACAGCGGAAACACATACTTTTTGAGGAAACAAGCGA ATCTGAAGGAAATGTGTCTCACTGCTTTGGCAAATCTGACCTGGAAGTCCAGAACTCAAGAGGAGCATCCCAAAACTATGTTCTCTAAAGATAAG GACATCATACCTTTCATTGACAAATACTGGGAGTGCATGACGACCCGGCAGAGGCCCGGCAAACTCACATGGCCTACTAATATCGTCAAGACTATG AGTAAAGAGCGTGATGTTTTCTTGGTGAAAGAACATCCAGACCCCGGCAGTAAAGACCCTGAAGAGGACTATCCCAAGTTCGGCTTGCTCGATCAG GATCTGGCCAATATTGGACCGTCGTATGACAACCAGAAGCAGATGACGGCTATCACGGGCTCTGGAGGGTTAAATG CTGTGCGTTGTATTCCAGGTGGATCGACTTTTTCAG GTGGGCTTCCTCCAGCTGCTACGGGTAAAGGCAGAGGAGCCAAACgcaaacaacagcagcagcaggacgCAGCCGCGGCTGGAACGGCCAAGAGAACACGCAG TGACCCGCTGTTCTCAGCGCAGCGCCTGCCACCTCATGGTTATCCTCTCGAGCACCCCTTCAATAAAGACGGGTACCGCTACATCCTAGCCGAGCCGGATCCCCACGCTCCCGACCCGGAAAAACTGGAGCTGGACTGCTGGGCCGGGAAGCCCATCCCTGGAGACCTGTACCGCGCGTGTCTGTACGAGAGAGTGCTGCTGGCGCTGCATGACCGAG CTCCGCAGCTAAAGATTTCAGATGACCGCTTGACGGTGACCGGAGAGAAGGGCTACTCGATGGTCCGAGCGTCTCATGGGGTCAGAAAGGGCGCGTGGTATTTTGAGGTCATTGTGGATGAGATGCCACCGGACACCGCGGCTCGACTGGGATGGTCGCAGCCTTTAG GAAACCTTCAAGCTCCTCTGGGTTACGATAAGTTCAGCTACTCGTGGCGCAGTAAGAAAGGAACACGCTTCCATCAGTCCATGGGAAAGCATTACTCTGACGGATACGGACAGGGCGACGTCTTGGGCTTCTACATTGAGCTTCCAGACGACACCGAAACCGCCAAGGCTCTGCCTGACACATACAAGGACAAA GCGCTGATCAAATTCAAAAGCTACTTGTACTTTGAAGAGAAAGATTACGTGGATAAGGCCGAGAAGAGTTTAAAACCCACCAGTTCCAGTCGA attatattttttaagaacgGGGTGAATCAAGGTGTGGCCTACGAGGATCTGTTCGAGGGCATGTATTACCCCGCCATATCCCTCTATAAGAGCTGCACG
- the ash2l gene encoding set1/Ash2 histone methyltransferase complex subunit ASH2 isoform X2, whose translation MALSCYREISMIVVISKMAAEAGSVPERDTAEGDASFGDLTTNMETESSSGKETMDTAGDSSEAADAQTGSGDDENGRQLGEVELQCALCMKWFTADTFSIDTANCLPFVTNYVFHCNVCHHSGNTYFLRKQANLKEMCLTALANLTWKSRTQEEHPKTMFSKDKDIIPFIDKYWECMTTRQRPGKLTWPTNIVKTMSKERDVFLVKEHPDPGSKDPEEDYPKFGLLDQDLANIGPSYDNQKQMTAITGSGGLNGGSTFSGGLPPAATGKGRGAKRKQQQQQDAAAAGTAKRTRSDPLFSAQRLPPHGYPLEHPFNKDGYRYILAEPDPHAPDPEKLELDCWAGKPIPGDLYRACLYERVLLALHDRAPQLKISDDRLTVTGEKGYSMVRASHGVRKGAWYFEVIVDEMPPDTAARLGWSQPLGNLQAPLGYDKFSYSWRSKKGTRFHQSMGKHYSDGYGQGDVLGFYIELPDDTETAKALPDTYKDKALIKFKSYLYFEEKDYVDKAEKSLKPTSSSRIIFFKNGVNQGVAYEDLFEGMYYPAISLYKSCTVSVNFGPHFKYPPKDIKYQPMSDMGWAAVTEHTLADLLYHVETEVDGRRSPPWEG comes from the exons ATGGCGCTGTCGTGTTATCGCGAGATTTCAATGATTGTCGTTATTTCAAAGATGGCGGCAGAAGCGGGATCTGTGCCTGAGAGAGACACAGCAGAAGG AGATGCATCATTTGGAGATCTGACCACAAACATGGAGACAGAGTCGTCGAGTGGAAAAGAGACTATG gACACGGCGGGGGACAGTTCGGAGGCGGCGGACGCACAGACAGGATCTGGAGACGATGAGAACGGCCGTCAGCTCGGAGAAGTGGAGCTGCAGTGTGCTCTGTGCATGAAGTGGTTCACGGCGGACACGTTCAGCATCGACACGGC AAATTGCCTGCCGTTCGTCACCAATTATGTGTTTCACTGCAATGTGTGTCACCACAGCGGAAACACATACTTTTTGAGGAAACAAGCGA ATCTGAAGGAAATGTGTCTCACTGCTTTGGCAAATCTGACCTGGAAGTCCAGAACTCAAGAGGAGCATCCCAAAACTATGTTCTCTAAAGATAAG GACATCATACCTTTCATTGACAAATACTGGGAGTGCATGACGACCCGGCAGAGGCCCGGCAAACTCACATGGCCTACTAATATCGTCAAGACTATG AGTAAAGAGCGTGATGTTTTCTTGGTGAAAGAACATCCAGACCCCGGCAGTAAAGACCCTGAAGAGGACTATCCCAAGTTCGGCTTGCTCGATCAG GATCTGGCCAATATTGGACCGTCGTATGACAACCAGAAGCAGATGACGGCTATCACGGGCTCTGGAGGGTTAAATG GTGGATCGACTTTTTCAG GTGGGCTTCCTCCAGCTGCTACGGGTAAAGGCAGAGGAGCCAAACgcaaacaacagcagcagcaggacgCAGCCGCGGCTGGAACGGCCAAGAGAACACGCAG TGACCCGCTGTTCTCAGCGCAGCGCCTGCCACCTCATGGTTATCCTCTCGAGCACCCCTTCAATAAAGACGGGTACCGCTACATCCTAGCCGAGCCGGATCCCCACGCTCCCGACCCGGAAAAACTGGAGCTGGACTGCTGGGCCGGGAAGCCCATCCCTGGAGACCTGTACCGCGCGTGTCTGTACGAGAGAGTGCTGCTGGCGCTGCATGACCGAG CTCCGCAGCTAAAGATTTCAGATGACCGCTTGACGGTGACCGGAGAGAAGGGCTACTCGATGGTCCGAGCGTCTCATGGGGTCAGAAAGGGCGCGTGGTATTTTGAGGTCATTGTGGATGAGATGCCACCGGACACCGCGGCTCGACTGGGATGGTCGCAGCCTTTAG GAAACCTTCAAGCTCCTCTGGGTTACGATAAGTTCAGCTACTCGTGGCGCAGTAAGAAAGGAACACGCTTCCATCAGTCCATGGGAAAGCATTACTCTGACGGATACGGACAGGGCGACGTCTTGGGCTTCTACATTGAGCTTCCAGACGACACCGAAACCGCCAAGGCTCTGCCTGACACATACAAGGACAAA GCGCTGATCAAATTCAAAAGCTACTTGTACTTTGAAGAGAAAGATTACGTGGATAAGGCCGAGAAGAGTTTAAAACCCACCAGTTCCAGTCGA attatattttttaagaacgGGGTGAATCAAGGTGTGGCCTACGAGGATCTGTTCGAGGGCATGTATTACCCCGCCATATCCCTCTATAAGAGCTGCACG
- the ash2l gene encoding set1/Ash2 histone methyltransferase complex subunit ASH2 isoform X3 — MALSCYREISMIVVISKMAAEAGSVPERDTAEGDASFGDLTTNMETESSSGKETMDTAGDSSEAADAQTGSGDDENGRQLGEVELQCALCMKWFTADTFSIDTANCLPFVTNYVFHCNVCHHSGNTYFLRKQANLKEMCLTALANLTWKSRTQEEHPKTMFSKDKDIIPFIDKYWECMTTRQRPGKLTWPTNIVKTMSKERDVFLVKEHPDPGSKDPEEDYPKFGLLDQDLANIGPSYDNQKQMTAITGSGGLNGGLPPAATGKGRGAKRKQQQQQDAAAAGTAKRTRSDPLFSAQRLPPHGYPLEHPFNKDGYRYILAEPDPHAPDPEKLELDCWAGKPIPGDLYRACLYERVLLALHDRAPQLKISDDRLTVTGEKGYSMVRASHGVRKGAWYFEVIVDEMPPDTAARLGWSQPLGNLQAPLGYDKFSYSWRSKKGTRFHQSMGKHYSDGYGQGDVLGFYIELPDDTETAKALPDTYKDKALIKFKSYLYFEEKDYVDKAEKSLKPTSSSRIIFFKNGVNQGVAYEDLFEGMYYPAISLYKSCTVSVNFGPHFKYPPKDIKYQPMSDMGWAAVTEHTLADLLYHVETEVDGRRSPPWEG, encoded by the exons ATGGCGCTGTCGTGTTATCGCGAGATTTCAATGATTGTCGTTATTTCAAAGATGGCGGCAGAAGCGGGATCTGTGCCTGAGAGAGACACAGCAGAAGG AGATGCATCATTTGGAGATCTGACCACAAACATGGAGACAGAGTCGTCGAGTGGAAAAGAGACTATG gACACGGCGGGGGACAGTTCGGAGGCGGCGGACGCACAGACAGGATCTGGAGACGATGAGAACGGCCGTCAGCTCGGAGAAGTGGAGCTGCAGTGTGCTCTGTGCATGAAGTGGTTCACGGCGGACACGTTCAGCATCGACACGGC AAATTGCCTGCCGTTCGTCACCAATTATGTGTTTCACTGCAATGTGTGTCACCACAGCGGAAACACATACTTTTTGAGGAAACAAGCGA ATCTGAAGGAAATGTGTCTCACTGCTTTGGCAAATCTGACCTGGAAGTCCAGAACTCAAGAGGAGCATCCCAAAACTATGTTCTCTAAAGATAAG GACATCATACCTTTCATTGACAAATACTGGGAGTGCATGACGACCCGGCAGAGGCCCGGCAAACTCACATGGCCTACTAATATCGTCAAGACTATG AGTAAAGAGCGTGATGTTTTCTTGGTGAAAGAACATCCAGACCCCGGCAGTAAAGACCCTGAAGAGGACTATCCCAAGTTCGGCTTGCTCGATCAG GATCTGGCCAATATTGGACCGTCGTATGACAACCAGAAGCAGATGACGGCTATCACGGGCTCTGGAGGGTTAAATG GTGGGCTTCCTCCAGCTGCTACGGGTAAAGGCAGAGGAGCCAAACgcaaacaacagcagcagcaggacgCAGCCGCGGCTGGAACGGCCAAGAGAACACGCAG TGACCCGCTGTTCTCAGCGCAGCGCCTGCCACCTCATGGTTATCCTCTCGAGCACCCCTTCAATAAAGACGGGTACCGCTACATCCTAGCCGAGCCGGATCCCCACGCTCCCGACCCGGAAAAACTGGAGCTGGACTGCTGGGCCGGGAAGCCCATCCCTGGAGACCTGTACCGCGCGTGTCTGTACGAGAGAGTGCTGCTGGCGCTGCATGACCGAG CTCCGCAGCTAAAGATTTCAGATGACCGCTTGACGGTGACCGGAGAGAAGGGCTACTCGATGGTCCGAGCGTCTCATGGGGTCAGAAAGGGCGCGTGGTATTTTGAGGTCATTGTGGATGAGATGCCACCGGACACCGCGGCTCGACTGGGATGGTCGCAGCCTTTAG GAAACCTTCAAGCTCCTCTGGGTTACGATAAGTTCAGCTACTCGTGGCGCAGTAAGAAAGGAACACGCTTCCATCAGTCCATGGGAAAGCATTACTCTGACGGATACGGACAGGGCGACGTCTTGGGCTTCTACATTGAGCTTCCAGACGACACCGAAACCGCCAAGGCTCTGCCTGACACATACAAGGACAAA GCGCTGATCAAATTCAAAAGCTACTTGTACTTTGAAGAGAAAGATTACGTGGATAAGGCCGAGAAGAGTTTAAAACCCACCAGTTCCAGTCGA attatattttttaagaacgGGGTGAATCAAGGTGTGGCCTACGAGGATCTGTTCGAGGGCATGTATTACCCCGCCATATCCCTCTATAAGAGCTGCACG